A stretch of Gemmatimonas aurantiaca T-27 DNA encodes these proteins:
- a CDS encoding acyltransferase family protein yields the protein MTSPTGSFKAERLLSLDVFRGMTVAGMLLVNNPGTWSAIYPPLQHAPWHGWTPTDLIFPFFLFIVGITTELSLRARRARGDDEQAILRQILKRGALIFLFGLLLAGFPFFTWPPGLPGASFGERVIDRFEHWRIMGVLQRIGVAYLCGALLTWRTTVRQQGVILAALLFGYWALMTLVPVPDTGVAGRFVLDKPDQLLSAWLDRTVLGVNHLWSGAKTWDPEGLLSTIPAIGTMICGTFAGRWIARQELTLHERLVALFAVGALAMMVGLMWHWVFPINKSIWTSSYVVFTAGTGAVTLATCMWLIDGIGLRRWTFPFVVYGTNPMLAFLGSGLMARCISSLWTWETGDGSRISAQGFVFKTVYASWLPLREASFAYAVSFVALWFLILWAAWKRGFVLKV from the coding sequence GTGACGTCACCAACGGGCAGCTTCAAGGCGGAGCGACTGCTGTCGCTTGATGTCTTTCGCGGTATGACCGTGGCCGGCATGCTGCTCGTGAACAATCCCGGAACCTGGTCTGCCATCTATCCACCGTTGCAACATGCGCCATGGCACGGGTGGACGCCGACGGATCTGATCTTCCCCTTCTTCCTGTTCATCGTAGGAATCACCACCGAACTGTCGCTGCGGGCACGTCGCGCGCGTGGTGATGATGAACAGGCAATCCTGCGGCAGATCCTCAAGCGCGGTGCGCTGATCTTTCTCTTTGGACTGCTGCTGGCCGGCTTCCCGTTTTTCACCTGGCCGCCCGGATTGCCTGGTGCGTCGTTTGGCGAGCGGGTCATCGATCGTTTCGAACACTGGCGCATCATGGGCGTACTGCAACGCATCGGTGTGGCCTATCTGTGCGGCGCGCTGCTCACCTGGCGCACCACCGTGCGGCAGCAGGGTGTCATTCTCGCCGCGCTGCTGTTCGGTTACTGGGCTCTCATGACGCTCGTGCCGGTACCCGATACGGGCGTCGCGGGACGTTTTGTGCTCGACAAGCCCGATCAGCTACTCAGCGCATGGCTCGATCGCACGGTGCTTGGCGTGAATCACCTGTGGAGTGGCGCCAAAACGTGGGACCCGGAAGGATTGCTGAGCACCATTCCGGCCATTGGGACGATGATCTGCGGCACCTTTGCCGGTCGATGGATCGCTCGGCAGGAACTCACGTTGCACGAGCGCTTGGTGGCCTTGTTCGCCGTGGGCGCGCTGGCGATGATGGTGGGGTTGATGTGGCATTGGGTTTTCCCCATCAACAAGAGCATCTGGACCAGCTCCTATGTGGTCTTCACCGCAGGGACGGGCGCGGTGACACTGGCCACCTGCATGTGGCTCATCGATGGGATCGGGTTGCGACGCTGGACCTTTCCGTTCGTCGTGTATGGTACCAACCCGATGTTGGCGTTCCTTGGCTCCGGCCTGATGGCGCGGTGCATCTCCTCCCTGTGGACCTGGGAGACAGGGGACGGATCACGGATCTCGGCGCAGGGATTCGTGTTCAAGACTGTGTACGCGTCATGGCTCCCGCTGCGGGAGGCATCGTTCGCGTATGCCGTTTCCTTTGTGGCGCTCTGGTTCCTCATTCTCTGGGCCGCATGGAAGCGTGGTTTCGTTCTCAAGGTGTGA
- the dacB gene encoding D-alanyl-D-alanine carboxypeptidase/D-alanyl-D-alanine endopeptidase — MMARSFRSPRWVSALVIGSLLGAPLTEGHAAPSAGALSSRLLVQSTRTQAKKRTTTTKKRPARATTATKRRATKAPIVPVLRYTTPRGTEALTSDLSTLLGSRTRNGDWGAIVVSISRGDTLFARGADAPMVPASTMKLFTSAIAFEKLGPEHTFSTDVLRDGTVDANGVLSGDLVLRGDGDPSLSPRFVRGGPDASMNLLAQFTAGTGIKRVTGDIIADASAFESRRIPEGWLSRYAGAGYAAPFSALSLNENIVIVGVTPGGSGDGAKVFLEPATQALTITNTVRTVAGGGSRITARRVGDDRVVVSGTIGARAGTVRYQLVVGDPSTFTAGAFRAALEAQGVKVDGATKAGRTSSTATVVTSLPSPPLARLVSVMNRESINLYAEMLYRNAARGADKTTVGSAETAATVLKDFMVRQVGAAPDAVTATDGSGLSVLDRVTPRSLVQLLDHAHHAQWGSAFHASLPVAGESELLRNRMRATPAQGNLHAKTGTTNDVIGLSGYVTAENGEILAFAFLYNGKDRWHARETIDAMGPTMAAFSRD, encoded by the coding sequence ATGATGGCACGAAGCTTCCGGTCCCCGCGTTGGGTGTCCGCGCTGGTGATCGGATCGTTGCTCGGTGCGCCTCTCACGGAGGGGCACGCAGCGCCGTCCGCGGGTGCTCTGTCCTCGCGATTGCTCGTACAGAGCACCCGCACTCAGGCCAAGAAACGCACGACGACCACCAAAAAACGTCCGGCTCGCGCCACCACGGCCACGAAACGTCGCGCGACCAAGGCGCCCATTGTGCCGGTGCTGCGCTACACCACGCCGCGTGGCACCGAAGCGCTGACCAGCGATCTGTCCACGCTGCTTGGCAGCCGCACCCGCAATGGCGATTGGGGCGCGATCGTGGTGAGCATCTCGCGTGGCGATACGCTGTTTGCGCGCGGCGCCGATGCGCCGATGGTGCCGGCCAGCACGATGAAGCTGTTCACATCGGCCATCGCTTTCGAGAAGCTGGGGCCTGAACACACGTTCAGCACGGATGTGCTGCGTGATGGCACCGTGGATGCCAACGGCGTGCTGTCGGGCGACCTGGTGCTGCGTGGTGATGGCGATCCGTCGCTGTCGCCGCGGTTCGTGCGGGGTGGTCCCGACGCGTCGATGAATCTGCTGGCGCAGTTCACCGCCGGTACGGGCATCAAACGGGTGACCGGCGACATCATCGCCGATGCATCAGCGTTCGAGTCACGCCGCATTCCCGAGGGATGGCTGAGTCGGTATGCAGGAGCCGGGTATGCGGCCCCGTTTTCGGCGCTGTCGCTCAACGAGAACATTGTCATCGTAGGGGTCACGCCCGGTGGGTCCGGTGACGGCGCGAAGGTGTTTCTGGAGCCTGCCACTCAGGCGCTGACCATCACCAACACCGTGCGCACCGTGGCCGGTGGCGGATCCCGCATCACGGCGCGCCGTGTGGGCGATGATCGGGTGGTGGTGTCGGGCACCATCGGCGCGCGTGCAGGCACGGTGCGGTATCAGCTCGTGGTTGGTGATCCGTCCACCTTCACCGCCGGTGCATTCCGCGCCGCGCTCGAGGCACAGGGCGTGAAGGTGGATGGGGCCACCAAGGCTGGACGCACGTCGTCAACCGCTACCGTGGTCACCAGTCTGCCGTCACCCCCACTGGCTCGGCTCGTGTCGGTGATGAATCGCGAGAGCATCAACCTTTACGCCGAGATGTTGTATCGCAACGCGGCGCGTGGAGCGGACAAGACGACCGTTGGATCGGCCGAGACGGCGGCGACGGTGCTGAAGGACTTCATGGTGCGCCAGGTCGGTGCCGCGCCCGATGCCGTGACCGCGACGGATGGCAGCGGTTTGTCGGTGCTCGATCGGGTGACACCGCGTTCGCTGGTGCAGCTACTCGATCATGCGCATCACGCCCAGTGGGGCAGCGCCTTCCACGCGTCGTTGCCAGTGGCCGGTGAGTCCGAGCTGCTGCGCAACCGCATGCGCGCCACACCGGCGCAGGGGAACCTGCATGCCAAGACGGGCACGACGAATGATGTGATCGGTCTGTCGGGCTACGTGACCGCCGAGAACGGCGAGATTCTGGCATTTGCGTTTTTGTACAACGGCAAGGATCGCTGGCATGCCCGCGAGACGATCGACGCGATGGGACCAACCATGGCGGCGTTTTCGCGGGACTAG
- a CDS encoding beta strand repeat-containing protein yields MTGLISLDNSTSCAARTAAATFLMLATGFFAACSGGADTTTGPSTGGGGGGNTPASLQLSTSSVSLAAIGSSEQINATVRNASGGAIAGTSVSWSSADITVADVAGSGTTAVVTARAPGRTTVRAQIGAFVQDIAIHVLAVRDLSLTPATGTLRAGDQLSFVATLDADQGAVAAVRWSSENPGVLTVSSSGVATGISPGTAVVRVTAIADSRVTAAALLTVTPARHVRINAAPTTLWIGDDVSLNAIIDVDSTQSRDVQWSSSQPSVASISASGVVTALGVGTTTLRLTAAADPRLQDSVRLDVRPARVVVVSPASVSLGAGETRTLAAQVTIEAGMSTTVTWRSSDPAVAMISQSGMVTGVSQGSTTITAVSLADTTRRGSATISVVPIVRDLDLSPTALSMFLADSRPLQATLSADPGASQAIIWRTSNASVASVSDEGMVTANAVGTAIITALSAADSTRRATALITVRYAPVVTVSPTNVSLEVGQTRQASASVQADAGVNRTVTWRSEDPRIATVSATGLISAVTFGSTTITAVSVADTSRSASIAVQVVSVVHSIAISPTTIILAPGEARTFSGTVTGDPGAPTGLIWRTSNPSVVAVAANGTATGVAAGNATITVLAAGDTTKRATATVTVRAASVVSVAPATVALSLGQQQTIVASITGETGPGQGVTWQSANTSIATVTAGGVVTAAGFGTTLVTATSVSDTTRSASATITVVPQVQSVSVTPASATIAASQTVQLTPSVVAQGSLSQAVIYRSSNPAVASVNFAGLVTGTGLGSAVITVASAIDTSKQATSAITVTATPQAPTQLVNSWTSSRLGGALHEDVVALDAPDASSIFAVNSIGNIYRYNGSTWTLSASGSSYGTRFVSVSGSSASNVVAVGTNGVIARFNGSSWSTMSSGTAQTLYGVFLESASLGFAVGANGTALRFNGSSWSATSTGSSEALSGVWSTGGTAFAVGTGGEILRYNGSAWTKLPSGSSEVLMSVSGTSTSNVAAVGTFGTILRFDGTQWTRVAAGSATGDLFGIVGSSANGGRMYLATDDGLLQLNGSSVTPMSTPYAPRLFAVALDGAGNLVAGGQRGLVMRTPGSSWETLNASPDLIDVWTTSANNAWAVGEFGSIYRWNGSAWSRQSTPTTSTLNTVWGSSASEAFAAGDQGTMLRWNGSNWTTMAFPGSGAVYGLWGTSASNVYAVTSAGQVVRFNGSTWNVVASISGSLWSVFGSSASDVYVSGEAGVVLRFNGTSWSAMNAPTSGTIAGIWAENASNVLAVGASAGGTSGLAFTSTGAGWNSMNTGTTRVLTSVWGLRATDLYATGEAGTILRYNGTSWSNMSTGSTDLLWAVTGPASGATGAFAVGYNSTVVAGTGSGSLIAAARAGAVVGSLNPAVGARTAKGPLKSGKERGKKGR; encoded by the coding sequence ATGACTGGTCTTATTTCGTTGGACAATTCGACGTCGTGCGCCGCTCGTACGGCTGCTGCCACGTTCCTGATGCTCGCCACAGGGTTCTTCGCGGCCTGTTCCGGTGGTGCAGATACCACCACCGGACCGAGTACCGGTGGTGGGGGTGGCGGCAACACACCAGCCAGTCTGCAACTCTCCACATCGTCGGTGAGTCTGGCCGCGATCGGTTCGTCCGAGCAGATCAACGCCACGGTGCGCAATGCATCCGGCGGTGCGATCGCCGGTACGTCCGTGAGTTGGTCGAGTGCCGACATCACCGTGGCCGATGTGGCAGGTAGCGGTACGACCGCCGTCGTGACGGCACGCGCGCCTGGCCGCACCACGGTGCGCGCGCAGATCGGCGCTTTTGTGCAGGACATCGCCATTCATGTGCTCGCGGTGCGGGATCTGTCGCTGACACCCGCCACCGGCACGCTGCGCGCCGGCGATCAACTCTCATTCGTCGCCACCCTCGACGCCGATCAGGGTGCGGTGGCTGCCGTGCGATGGTCCAGTGAAAACCCCGGTGTGCTGACGGTGTCTTCGAGTGGCGTGGCCACCGGCATCAGCCCAGGCACCGCCGTGGTGCGCGTGACCGCGATTGCCGACTCCCGTGTGACAGCCGCCGCACTGCTGACCGTGACGCCGGCGCGCCATGTGCGCATCAACGCCGCGCCCACCACGTTGTGGATCGGCGACGATGTATCACTGAACGCCATCATCGATGTCGACAGCACGCAGTCACGCGATGTGCAGTGGAGCAGCAGCCAGCCGTCGGTGGCCTCCATTTCCGCATCAGGCGTCGTGACGGCGCTTGGTGTGGGGACCACGACGCTGCGCCTGACCGCGGCTGCCGATCCTCGCTTGCAGGACTCGGTTCGTCTCGACGTGCGTCCGGCCCGTGTGGTGGTGGTCTCCCCCGCTTCAGTGTCGCTGGGCGCCGGTGAGACACGCACCCTTGCCGCACAGGTCACCATCGAAGCCGGCATGAGCACCACAGTGACGTGGCGTTCGAGCGATCCGGCCGTCGCGATGATTTCACAGAGTGGCATGGTCACGGGTGTCTCGCAGGGCAGCACGACGATCACAGCCGTGTCATTGGCCGACACCACGCGCCGCGGCTCGGCCACGATTTCCGTGGTGCCGATCGTGCGGGACCTCGATCTGTCACCCACGGCGTTGTCGATGTTCCTGGCCGACAGCCGTCCGCTTCAGGCCACACTCTCGGCCGATCCGGGTGCCTCACAGGCCATCATCTGGCGCACGAGCAACGCCTCGGTGGCCAGCGTGAGTGACGAGGGCATGGTCACCGCCAATGCCGTTGGTACGGCCATCATCACCGCGTTGTCCGCTGCTGATTCAACCCGCCGTGCGACCGCGCTCATCACGGTGCGGTATGCACCGGTGGTCACGGTGTCGCCGACGAATGTGTCGCTGGAAGTGGGACAGACCCGACAGGCGTCGGCGTCGGTGCAGGCGGATGCCGGTGTGAACCGGACCGTGACATGGCGCTCCGAAGATCCGCGCATTGCCACGGTGTCCGCGACGGGTCTCATCAGTGCCGTCACCTTTGGATCGACCACCATCACCGCCGTGTCGGTAGCGGATACCTCCCGCAGCGCGTCAATTGCCGTGCAGGTGGTGTCGGTGGTACACAGCATCGCGATTTCGCCGACGACGATCATCCTGGCGCCCGGTGAGGCCCGCACCTTCTCTGGCACCGTGACGGGTGATCCCGGCGCGCCGACCGGATTGATCTGGCGCACCAGCAATCCGTCGGTCGTAGCCGTTGCCGCCAATGGCACGGCCACCGGCGTGGCAGCGGGCAATGCCACGATCACCGTCCTGGCCGCTGGTGACACCACCAAGCGCGCGACCGCCACCGTCACGGTGCGCGCGGCGTCCGTGGTCAGTGTGGCGCCGGCCACCGTGGCACTCTCGCTCGGCCAGCAGCAAACCATTGTCGCCAGTATCACGGGCGAAACAGGCCCCGGCCAGGGTGTCACCTGGCAGTCCGCCAACACGTCGATCGCTACCGTGACCGCCGGTGGTGTGGTGACGGCAGCGGGCTTTGGCACCACGCTGGTGACGGCGACATCAGTATCCGACACGACACGGTCCGCATCGGCCACCATTACGGTGGTGCCGCAGGTGCAGTCGGTGAGTGTCACACCGGCGTCGGCAACCATCGCCGCCAGTCAGACGGTGCAGCTCACTCCTTCGGTGGTGGCGCAAGGTTCGCTGTCGCAGGCCGTGATCTATCGCAGCAGCAATCCCGCCGTGGCCAGCGTGAACTTCGCGGGCCTGGTGACGGGAACGGGCCTCGGCAGTGCGGTGATCACGGTGGCGTCGGCCATCGACACGTCCAAGCAGGCGACGTCGGCCATCACGGTCACGGCCACACCGCAGGCACCAACGCAACTGGTGAACAGTTGGACCAGCAGCCGTCTCGGCGGGGCGCTGCATGAAGATGTGGTGGCGCTGGATGCGCCCGATGCGTCGTCGATCTTTGCCGTCAACTCCATCGGCAACATCTACCGCTACAATGGCTCGACCTGGACACTGTCGGCGAGTGGATCGAGCTACGGCACCCGCTTCGTGTCCGTGAGTGGCAGCAGCGCCAGCAATGTCGTTGCCGTGGGCACCAATGGTGTCATCGCGCGCTTCAATGGCAGTTCATGGAGCACGATGAGCAGCGGCACGGCGCAGACGTTGTATGGTGTCTTCCTCGAGAGCGCGTCGCTGGGCTTCGCGGTGGGTGCCAATGGCACGGCGCTGCGGTTCAACGGCTCGAGCTGGAGCGCGACCAGCACCGGTTCGTCGGAGGCGTTGTCTGGCGTGTGGTCCACCGGTGGTACTGCCTTCGCGGTGGGCACCGGTGGCGAGATTCTGCGCTACAACGGTTCTGCCTGGACCAAACTGCCATCAGGTTCTTCCGAGGTGTTGATGTCGGTGTCCGGTACGTCCACCTCGAATGTGGCGGCCGTCGGCACCTTCGGCACCATTCTGCGCTTCGATGGCACGCAGTGGACTCGTGTCGCGGCCGGCTCGGCGACGGGTGATCTCTTCGGCATCGTGGGCAGCAGTGCCAACGGCGGACGGATGTACCTCGCGACCGATGACGGACTGTTGCAGTTGAACGGTTCTTCGGTCACGCCGATGTCCACGCCGTATGCGCCGCGCCTGTTTGCGGTCGCCCTGGACGGCGCCGGCAACCTGGTCGCCGGTGGACAACGCGGTCTCGTCATGCGCACACCGGGCTCCTCCTGGGAGACGCTCAATGCGTCCCCGGATCTGATCGACGTGTGGACGACGAGTGCGAACAACGCGTGGGCCGTGGGCGAGTTCGGCTCCATCTATCGCTGGAATGGCAGTGCCTGGAGCCGTCAATCGACTCCGACCACCAGCACGCTGAACACGGTGTGGGGCAGCAGCGCCAGTGAAGCTTTTGCGGCTGGCGATCAGGGCACGATGCTGCGCTGGAATGGCAGCAACTGGACGACGATGGCGTTCCCGGGCAGCGGTGCGGTCTACGGCCTCTGGGGCACGAGCGCGAGCAATGTGTACGCGGTGACGTCGGCCGGTCAGGTGGTGCGCTTCAATGGATCGACCTGGAACGTGGTGGCCTCCATTTCGGGCTCACTGTGGTCGGTCTTCGGGTCGTCCGCCTCCGATGTGTACGTCTCGGGTGAAGCGGGTGTGGTCCTGCGCTTCAACGGCACCAGTTGGTCGGCGATGAATGCCCCGACGTCCGGTACGATCGCCGGGATCTGGGCGGAGAACGCGTCGAATGTGCTCGCGGTGGGTGCCAGCGCGGGTGGCACGAGCGGTCTGGCATTCACGTCGACCGGGGCCGGCTGGAACAGCATGAACACCGGCACGACGCGCGTGCTCACCAGTGTGTGGGGCCTTCGCGCCACGGATCTCTATGCGACCGGTGAGGCCGGCACGATCCTGCGCTACAACGGCACGTCGTGGAGCAACATGAGCACGGGATCGACGGATTTGCTGTGGGCCGTGACCGGGCCGGCGAGTGGCGCGACCGGCGCTTTTGCGGTGGGTTACAACAGCACCGTGGTGGCGGGAACCGGTAGCGGCTCGCTCATCGCGGCGGCCCGTGCGGGAGCAGTGGTGGGTTCACTGAACCCGGCGGTAGGGGCACGGACCGCGAAGGGGCCGTTGAAGAGCGGGAAGGAGCGGGGAAAGAAGGGGCGGTAA
- a CDS encoding Ig-like domain-containing protein: MSFSRLRTCGAAILVMVLAACGGGGDGTPTPPTPVPTVRGVSVTPSAATLRVGETQALTALVDAINGAGTTVTWSSDNPTLATVSASGVVTAVATGTAVVRATSVADTRVSGTATITVQSARNITVTPSPVSIGSGQTTRLTATVQIDGGLPTTVTWRSVATNIATVSTNGTVTGVAQGTTQIQAVSTADTTLRGTAVVNIVPVVRSVAVTPATASVFIAATQQLTATVSADAGLAQTVTWRSSNPAVATVSATGLVTAVTVGSSTITVLSTVDTTRRATATITVPTRPISVSIAQRNVSVNPTTSVALTATVTADPGVSTALSWSSSTPSVASVSATGVVTGVTSGSTLITASSAADASKWDTVTVRVVPRLANSWTAARLSGPLYDDVVAIAPFDGSNSFAINANGDILRWNGTAWAVSARGTTYNTTFFALHASSSTNLIAVGSNGAIARWNGTAWASMTSGTTRPLYGVFVENATTAYAVGSGGTILRWNGTTWSSETSGSTLVLNGVWSGDGVAYAVGADGELLRRTGSTWARVAVPTVETLYGVHGLTLANVVVVGSGGTILRWNGSEWSTLPSSGLSGGFYAVTGSAANDGRRYVVGDDGVAQIDGNAVSVVTTPYAPRLYSVGLDANGAVWATGQRGAVMRSGTPWTTLNLAPDLLDVWTTAANSAWAVGEFGSIYRWDGSAWTRQSTPTTATLDAVWAPSATEAYAGGENGTMLRWNGSTWTTMTFPSTSTVYALWGTSGTNVYATTAAGEVLRYNGTVWTITTTMSSALWAVYGYSANEVFVSGENGIASRYNGTTWSALPAPSGGTLAGLWATGASGLYTVGANSQGTAGVAYSWNGSAWSTLGVNSTRILTSIWGPSLLDLYVTGDVGTMLHFDGTRWQTMTTGTTDLLWSVSGAPNATGGAFAVGYNATIVSGSLSSGALRAAVSGAAGVGGRASLEPASGAALRRGPLPVGAKRSKRHR; the protein is encoded by the coding sequence ATGTCGTTTTCGCGCCTTCGTACGTGTGGTGCCGCAATCCTCGTGATGGTGCTTGCCGCGTGCGGAGGTGGCGGGGATGGCACGCCCACTCCGCCGACGCCGGTTCCGACCGTGCGGGGGGTCAGCGTCACGCCATCGGCCGCGACCCTGCGGGTGGGGGAAACGCAGGCGCTCACGGCATTGGTGGATGCGATCAATGGTGCCGGCACGACCGTCACCTGGAGTTCCGACAACCCGACGCTGGCCACCGTGTCGGCGTCGGGCGTCGTGACCGCCGTGGCCACCGGAACGGCCGTGGTGCGCGCCACCTCGGTGGCCGACACGCGGGTGAGTGGCACGGCCACCATCACGGTGCAGTCGGCCCGCAACATCACGGTCACGCCGAGCCCGGTGAGCATAGGGTCAGGACAGACCACTCGTCTCACGGCCACCGTGCAGATTGATGGTGGCCTGCCCACCACGGTCACCTGGCGCAGCGTAGCGACGAATATCGCCACGGTGTCGACCAATGGTACCGTCACCGGCGTCGCGCAGGGCACGACACAGATTCAGGCGGTTTCCACGGCGGACACGACACTGCGCGGCACTGCGGTGGTGAACATCGTGCCGGTGGTGCGATCGGTGGCGGTCACGCCCGCCACCGCTTCGGTGTTCATCGCGGCCACCCAGCAGCTCACGGCCACGGTCAGCGCCGATGCGGGGCTGGCCCAGACGGTCACCTGGCGGTCGAGCAATCCGGCCGTGGCCACAGTAAGTGCCACCGGCCTCGTCACGGCCGTCACGGTGGGCAGCTCCACAATCACCGTGCTGTCCACGGTGGACACCACCCGTCGCGCCACGGCCACGATCACCGTGCCCACGCGACCGATCTCGGTGTCTATCGCGCAGCGCAATGTCAGCGTGAATCCCACCACCAGTGTGGCGCTCACCGCCACCGTTACGGCGGACCCCGGGGTCAGCACCGCACTGTCCTGGAGCTCCAGCACGCCGAGTGTTGCTTCGGTGAGCGCGACCGGCGTGGTGACCGGTGTGACGTCGGGCTCCACACTCATCACCGCGTCCTCGGCCGCTGATGCGTCGAAGTGGGACACGGTGACCGTACGCGTGGTACCGCGCCTCGCGAATAGCTGGACGGCGGCGCGTCTGAGCGGCCCACTGTACGACGATGTCGTGGCGATTGCCCCATTCGATGGCAGCAACTCGTTCGCCATCAACGCGAACGGTGACATTCTGCGATGGAACGGCACCGCGTGGGCCGTGAGTGCCCGTGGCACCACATACAACACGACGTTTTTTGCCCTGCACGCTTCGTCGAGCACCAATCTCATCGCGGTGGGCTCGAACGGTGCGATCGCACGCTGGAACGGTACGGCCTGGGCAAGCATGACATCGGGCACCACACGGCCGCTGTACGGCGTGTTCGTGGAGAACGCGACCACGGCGTATGCCGTGGGATCGGGCGGCACGATTCTGCGCTGGAACGGCACCACCTGGAGCAGCGAGACGTCGGGATCGACGCTCGTCCTCAACGGCGTGTGGTCCGGTGACGGGGTGGCGTATGCGGTTGGCGCCGATGGCGAACTATTGCGCCGCACAGGATCCACGTGGGCCCGTGTCGCCGTGCCCACGGTGGAGACCCTGTATGGCGTGCACGGACTCACGCTCGCGAACGTGGTGGTCGTGGGATCCGGGGGCACCATCCTGCGCTGGAATGGTTCGGAATGGTCCACCCTCCCCTCGAGTGGCTTGTCGGGTGGGTTCTACGCCGTGACCGGATCCGCCGCCAATGATGGTCGGCGCTATGTCGTTGGCGACGATGGCGTGGCACAGATCGATGGCAACGCCGTATCAGTGGTCACCACCCCGTATGCACCACGTCTCTACAGCGTCGGCCTCGACGCCAATGGTGCGGTCTGGGCCACGGGGCAGCGTGGTGCGGTGATGCGCAGCGGGACACCATGGACCACCCTCAACCTGGCGCCGGATCTGCTCGACGTCTGGACCACGGCCGCCAACAGCGCATGGGCGGTGGGTGAGTTTGGATCCATCTACCGTTGGGACGGCTCCGCGTGGACCCGGCAATCGACACCCACCACCGCCACGCTCGACGCGGTGTGGGCACCGAGTGCCACCGAGGCCTACGCCGGCGGCGAGAACGGCACCATGCTGCGCTGGAACGGGTCGACCTGGACCACCATGACGTTCCCCAGCACCAGCACGGTCTATGCGCTGTGGGGGACCAGCGGCACCAACGTCTACGCCACCACCGCCGCCGGCGAAGTACTGCGCTACAACGGCACCGTGTGGACCATCACGACGACGATGAGCAGCGCACTCTGGGCCGTGTACGGGTACAGCGCCAACGAGGTGTTCGTGTCCGGTGAGAACGGCATCGCATCGCGGTACAACGGCACCACCTGGAGTGCATTGCCCGCGCCGTCGGGCGGCACACTGGCGGGCCTCTGGGCGACCGGCGCCTCGGGGCTCTACACCGTGGGCGCCAACAGCCAGGGCACGGCCGGTGTGGCGTATTCCTGGAACGGATCGGCGTGGAGTACGCTCGGCGTGAATTCCACACGCATTCTCACGTCCATCTGGGGACCGAGTCTGCTCGATCTGTATGTCACCGGCGATGTCGGTACGATGCTGCATTTCGATGGCACCCGGTGGCAGACCATGACCACCGGCACGACCGATCTGTTGTGGAGTGTGTCTGGCGCACCGAATGCCACAGGCGGTGCGTTTGCAGTCGGCTACAACGCCACGATTGTTTCGGGTTCGCTGTCCAGCGGTGCACTGCGCGCTGCCGTATCTGGCGCGGCAGGGGTAGGTGGCCGCGCGTCGCTGGAACCGGCGAGTGGTGCCGCGTTGCGACGTGGTCCGTTGCCTGTCGGTGCCAAGCGCTCGAAGCGGCATCGATAG